One genomic region from Melioribacteraceae bacterium encodes:
- a CDS encoding T9SS type A sorting domain-containing protein, producing the protein MNLAKFNKIFFGSLLLSLFLSGIIDAQIREYRIHSRGMLHETVFNTGEIGRAWMTGEAGNKTSVPLFEWPARSATVVDGIEYSGQHNLIGAGVYIAANFDGQPGKDKRIFAFCGGIGASEPEVTFGRWVFPLNIDRKENFPVLEDGTLNPGYNPDEAEEIITASWATSVGITVTRTSRVWSYPDYDDMIIYEYEFEYTGDTDGNPSTVEQNAILKDAMICFNYGFAPSMYGYQRHYQVWKYDGGIYRGDQRGFWDADYWLSFNMDIQTNLITDLAGKPEPNRSLFRQFASTGENGGGLASPQAPGYAMLYYDLNHLAIVDPIDPARNETEAVSILRTLNGEYYEIDSQGRFKQPWSNKVSTGNTNSVKMMNQFFNPDNRYSGVYAANSTTWPEVPRNDPEWYGRGAYPYRQSADAGQKNFVTGPYTLRIGDKLRFALAEVCGYGAEPGKRIEGGNTTKQWNETPSWNKKIVIGGEVMTEHYLDDYGYPDYINSDVKNVTEVAHKAFTAYLGSEPAVPQWPEKNPSTGSYKIPVPVPAPAIKVANTAAGNVDIEWGRAVESFNHPRLTGPLSKFKVYRAKAGMGPWSMIGEVNLGNVNSENIYKFVDSDTDFKIGESRYYAVTSVDNKGNESGKTNIVKFVKNIGSVEKLGKVYAVPNPFIQKSGFQGTGDVTDKIGFYGLPEKCTIRIFSYSGQLIETIEHDTPLYSTEWFQMTKNGQEIASGIYFYVVTTPNGEQTNGKFIVIK; encoded by the coding sequence ATGAATCTCGCAAAGTTTAATAAAATATTTTTCGGATCCCTTCTGCTCTCTCTTTTTCTTTCCGGAATAATTGATGCTCAGATAAGAGAATACAGAATTCACAGCCGCGGTATGCTTCACGAAACTGTTTTCAATACCGGAGAGATCGGAAGAGCCTGGATGACAGGTGAAGCCGGAAATAAAACAAGCGTTCCTCTGTTCGAGTGGCCTGCAAGATCCGCTACCGTTGTCGACGGAATTGAATACAGCGGTCAGCATAATCTTATCGGTGCCGGTGTTTATATTGCGGCAAATTTTGACGGGCAGCCCGGTAAGGATAAAAGAATTTTTGCGTTCTGCGGCGGCATCGGTGCTTCCGAACCAGAAGTTACTTTCGGCAGATGGGTATTCCCACTTAATATAGATAGGAAAGAAAACTTCCCGGTTCTTGAGGATGGTACACTTAATCCCGGCTACAATCCTGATGAAGCCGAAGAAATTATTACTGCCTCCTGGGCTACTTCTGTCGGAATTACGGTCACTAGAACCTCAAGAGTCTGGAGCTATCCAGACTACGATGATATGATTATTTATGAATACGAATTCGAATACACCGGAGATACCGACGGTAATCCTTCAACAGTTGAACAGAACGCAATTCTGAAGGATGCAATGATCTGCTTCAATTACGGTTTTGCTCCTTCCATGTATGGATACCAGCGGCATTATCAGGTGTGGAAATATGACGGCGGTATTTACCGCGGAGACCAGAGAGGATTCTGGGATGCCGATTACTGGCTCAGTTTTAATATGGATATTCAAACTAACCTGATTACAGATCTTGCCGGAAAACCTGAACCGAACAGATCTCTCTTCCGTCAGTTCGCAAGCACAGGCGAGAATGGTGGCGGACTTGCAAGTCCGCAGGCCCCGGGTTATGCAATGCTCTATTACGATTTGAATCATCTTGCCATCGTAGATCCAATTGATCCGGCAAGAAACGAAACGGAGGCGGTTTCAATTCTTAGAACCTTAAATGGTGAATATTACGAAATTGATTCCCAGGGCAGGTTTAAACAGCCCTGGTCTAATAAAGTTAGTACTGGAAATACGAATTCTGTTAAAATGATGAACCAGTTCTTCAATCCGGATAACAGGTACAGCGGTGTCTATGCGGCCAATAGTACTACTTGGCCCGAAGTACCCCGCAACGATCCTGAATGGTATGGTAGAGGAGCTTATCCTTACAGACAAAGTGCGGACGCAGGTCAGAAAAATTTTGTTACCGGCCCTTATACTCTTAGAATAGGAGATAAGTTAAGATTTGCTCTTGCAGAAGTCTGCGGTTACGGTGCCGAACCTGGTAAAAGAATTGAAGGCGGTAATACTACTAAACAATGGAACGAAACCCCGTCCTGGAATAAAAAAATTGTAATCGGCGGCGAAGTTATGACCGAACATTACCTCGACGATTACGGTTACCCCGATTACATTAACTCGGATGTTAAAAACGTTACCGAAGTTGCGCATAAAGCATTTACTGCTTATCTCGGATCAGAACCTGCTGTTCCGCAATGGCCCGAAAAAAATCCAAGCACAGGTAGTTATAAAATTCCCGTCCCTGTACCCGCTCCGGCTATTAAAGTTGCTAATACTGCTGCGGGAAATGTAGACATTGAATGGGGCCGTGCTGTTGAGAGTTTTAATCATCCGCGGCTTACTGGACCTCTTTCAAAATTTAAAGTCTATAGGGCCAAAGCCGGTATGGGTCCCTGGAGTATGATTGGCGAAGTTAATCTTGGAAATGTAAACAGTGAAAATATTTATAAGTTCGTTGATTCCGATACAGACTTTAAAATTGGCGAGTCGCGTTATTATGCCGTCACTTCTGTTGATAACAAAGGCAATGAAAGTGGTAAAACTAATATTGTTAAGTTCGTAAAGAATATCGGCTCGGTTGAAAAACTTGGAAAAGTTTATGCCGTTCCTAATCCATTCATTCAAAAATCCGGCTTCCAGGGAACAGGTGACGTTACAGATAAAATCGGTTTTTACGGTCTGCCTGAAAAATGTACAATCCGGATCTTCTCATATTCGGGTCAGTTGATAGAAACCATCGAACACGATACCCCTCTCTATTCAACCGAGTGGTTTCAGATGACAAAGAACGGTCAGGAGATTGCCTCGGGTATCTATTTCTATGTAGTAACAACTCCTAACGGAGAGCAAACAAACGGAAAATTCATTGTAATTAAATAA
- a CDS encoding TonB-dependent receptor, which translates to MRNTSRMFGVLITLFLISVSSLFAGETGKIAGKVIDKNTGEPLVGANIIIVGKWENGVEKPFSEMLGSATDFEGWYFILNVPPGIYSVKASYIGYNEEKVVNVQVSVDKTTNVDFSLLEKTIESAEVVVTAFSPKRVEADITATKQVYNIADVQNIAGVASLTDILELQADVIDDHFRGGRVGESMYLIGGGSIVNPLNNNRAFSPIVTGLQQVEVYTSGFSAEYGNAQSGVVNMVAKEGGETWETRVEASTTPPYYKTFAGSVYSPSNLDFYNLLKETNAWLMENPTQPGRPLFDLGYSFGSVYLLPTRATLRDSLYIARLGQIAWLTSIRDVGLEYNNTFDYRLDFTTGGPIAKDLKLFIAARQNIANPLVPTTNPDESRQIMSNLTYEASKYDKFKFRFILDSDSRNVLSSNWLRWIFDRTFGITQTSQVTTQYGFDWNHTFDQSTIMEIKLGLLNVKNEERIELLKDGEFLEQYTNKTNWVNYQGPANYYVGRPNDDRGDQKVTTYDFSGSILTQFNKNNLLKAGLQFAYYSLDVDRDMNIVDAGSYRKVKFSAFPYEGAAYIQDKLEFEGFIANIGLRYDFYNMNAEYYADEYSPLRNPYYDPSKPYLERGLYYDPDLAAKEKSQLYTRVQPRIGISFPVSETSVFHLNYGTFTQRPTFNQVFYNQVTSFNEIQILGNPRLKPENTKAYDIGLVNAFPYGLKLDVSAYYKDVTNLVETAFYYDEQQSVYQTYRNRDYADIKGFHISIEKAEGQLRGYIRYNYEAAKGKSSNDLNAPVSYFEKPAEGQDPVELPDPEDVYLDYDRTHKAIFNIRYRTTSKEGFQIGNIYPLENLSVSLTLKVYTGRPYTWDVSGQGLKYNQRTPAETDLRMRIEKTIKFGRTNMTIYGEGFNLLNNMVYHYSRTFNDERNTPKWELDRENVLTYDEFSPFVTSQEIYLLSNQPRYFRFGVILNF; encoded by the coding sequence ATGAGAAATACTTCTAGAATGTTCGGTGTTTTAATTACACTCTTTCTTATCTCAGTTTCTTCATTATTCGCAGGGGAAACAGGAAAGATTGCCGGTAAAGTGATTGATAAAAACACCGGTGAACCTCTCGTTGGAGCTAACATTATTATTGTTGGTAAATGGGAGAACGGAGTTGAAAAACCGTTTTCGGAAATGCTTGGCTCGGCTACCGATTTTGAAGGATGGTATTTTATCCTGAATGTTCCCCCCGGTATCTATAGCGTTAAAGCTTCTTACATCGGTTACAATGAGGAAAAAGTAGTTAATGTACAGGTCAGCGTTGATAAGACTACCAATGTTGATTTCTCGCTTCTCGAAAAAACTATTGAGAGTGCTGAAGTTGTTGTTACTGCTTTCAGTCCCAAAAGAGTTGAAGCTGATATTACTGCTACAAAGCAGGTCTATAATATTGCCGACGTTCAGAACATTGCCGGTGTCGCCTCTCTTACCGATATTCTTGAACTGCAGGCCGATGTTATTGACGATCACTTCCGTGGCGGGCGTGTTGGAGAATCGATGTATCTAATTGGTGGAGGTTCGATTGTTAATCCGCTCAATAACAACAGGGCATTCTCTCCAATTGTAACGGGGCTTCAGCAGGTTGAGGTTTATACAAGCGGTTTCAGCGCTGAGTATGGTAACGCTCAATCCGGTGTTGTGAACATGGTTGCTAAGGAAGGAGGAGAAACCTGGGAAACAAGAGTTGAAGCATCCACCACGCCTCCTTACTATAAAACTTTTGCAGGCAGCGTTTATTCGCCAAGCAATCTCGACTTTTATAATCTTCTTAAAGAAACAAATGCGTGGCTGATGGAAAATCCCACTCAGCCCGGCCGGCCTCTCTTCGATCTCGGCTATTCCTTCGGCTCTGTTTATCTTTTACCTACAAGAGCTACTTTGAGGGACTCCCTCTATATTGCAAGGCTCGGTCAGATCGCATGGCTTACTTCAATTAGAGACGTAGGATTAGAATACAACAATACATTCGACTACCGTCTCGACTTTACAACAGGCGGTCCGATTGCGAAAGATCTGAAATTGTTTATTGCAGCCCGCCAGAATATTGCCAATCCTCTTGTCCCTACTACTAATCCTGATGAGTCCCGACAGATTATGAGTAATCTTACTTACGAAGCGAGTAAATACGACAAGTTTAAATTCCGTTTCATTCTCGATTCTGATTCCAGAAATGTTCTCTCCAGTAACTGGCTCCGATGGATCTTCGATAGAACCTTCGGTATAACTCAAACTTCGCAGGTAACAACTCAGTACGGATTCGATTGGAACCATACATTCGATCAATCGACAATTATGGAAATCAAACTTGGACTTCTGAACGTCAAGAACGAAGAGCGAATTGAATTACTTAAAGACGGGGAGTTCCTCGAGCAATATACAAATAAAACCAACTGGGTTAATTACCAGGGCCCTGCAAACTATTACGTCGGAAGACCGAACGACGACCGCGGTGATCAGAAAGTTACTACTTATGATTTTTCCGGAAGTATACTAACTCAATTCAATAAGAATAATTTATTGAAAGCCGGTCTTCAGTTCGCATATTACTCTCTCGATGTAGACCGCGACATGAATATTGTAGATGCCGGTAGTTACAGAAAAGTTAAGTTCTCTGCATTCCCGTATGAAGGGGCCGCATATATTCAGGATAAACTTGAATTTGAGGGTTTCATTGCAAATATCGGTTTGAGATACGATTTCTATAATATGAATGCTGAATACTATGCCGATGAATATTCCCCACTTAGAAATCCCTATTACGATCCTTCAAAGCCTTACCTCGAAAGAGGTCTTTACTATGATCCAGATCTCGCGGCAAAGGAAAAATCACAACTCTATACAAGGGTTCAGCCGCGTATCGGTATCTCATTTCCGGTCTCCGAGACTTCCGTTTTCCATCTTAACTACGGTACATTCACTCAACGACCGACATTCAATCAAGTCTTTTATAATCAGGTGACAAGTTTTAATGAAATCCAGATTCTTGGAAATCCCCGACTGAAACCGGAAAATACTAAAGCTTATGATATCGGACTTGTGAACGCGTTTCCGTATGGATTGAAGCTTGATGTAAGCGCATATTATAAAGATGTAACTAATCTTGTCGAAACTGCTTTCTATTATGATGAACAGCAGTCAGTCTATCAAACCTATCGTAACAGAGATTATGCCGATATCAAAGGTTTCCATATAAGTATTGAAAAAGCTGAAGGTCAGCTTAGAGGTTATATAAGATATAATTACGAAGCTGCAAAAGGGAAAAGCAGTAACGATTTGAATGCGCCGGTCTCGTATTTCGAAAAACCTGCCGAGGGCCAGGACCCCGTTGAACTGCCGGATCCGGAAGATGTTTATCTCGATTACGATAGAACTCATAAAGCTATCTTTAATATCCGTTACAGAACGACGAGTAAAGAGGGATTTCAGATAGGCAACATCTATCCTCTCGAAAACCTGAGTGTAAGTCTTACTCTCAAAGTTTATACCGGCAGACCCTATACATGGGATGTTTCAGGACAGGGATTAAAATATAATCAGAGAACTCCTGCCGAAACCGATCTCCGGATGAGAATTGAAAAGACAATCAAATTCGGACGGACAAATATGACTATCTACGGAGAAGGATTTAATCTGCTTAATAATATGGTTTATCATTATTCAAGAACTTTTAATGATGAAAGAAATACTCCCAAATGGGAACTCGATAGAGAAAATGTTTTGACTTATGATGAATTCTCACCATTTGTTACTAGTCAGGAAATCTATTTGCTTAGCAACCAGCCGCGGTATTTCCGGTTTGGTGTAATCCTGAATTTCTAA
- a CDS encoding FadR/GntR family transcriptional regulator, translating into MFTPVGNKELLSKKVALEIESAINSQKLKVNEKLPTEFELCEQFGVSRTALREALQMLSAKGLISIEKGRGIFVRKITSESVTDPMHSYLKTRIGASYVLEIIEARRIIEPEIARSAALNRTEQDIEQMQFEIDQMATFEGPAEELAKFDMNFHLAIAKSTQNRLLPLMLKPVFRLMPEIKSMIISDVPEARNSAIIWHTKILKAIIESDADTAYEEMKQHLVLALEHAEAMLKIEGMVTSNQE; encoded by the coding sequence ATGTTCACACCCGTTGGTAACAAAGAGTTATTAAGCAAAAAAGTAGCACTCGAAATTGAATCAGCCATTAATTCCCAGAAACTGAAAGTAAACGAAAAGCTCCCGACAGAATTTGAACTCTGCGAGCAGTTTGGAGTAAGCAGAACAGCTTTGCGCGAAGCTCTTCAAATGTTAAGTGCTAAGGGATTAATTTCAATCGAAAAAGGGAGAGGAATTTTCGTAAGGAAAATTACTTCAGAAAGTGTTACCGATCCGATGCACAGCTATCTGAAAACGAGAATTGGTGCATCCTATGTGCTAGAGATAATTGAGGCCCGGAGAATAATTGAACCCGAAATCGCACGCTCGGCAGCTCTTAACCGAACTGAACAGGATATTGAGCAAATGCAGTTTGAGATAGACCAGATGGCAACGTTTGAAGGTCCGGCGGAAGAACTTGCAAAGTTCGATATGAACTTCCATCTCGCAATTGCTAAGTCTACACAAAACCGGCTCCTGCCATTAATGCTTAAACCGGTTTTCCGCCTGATGCCTGAGATTAAATCAATGATTATATCCGATGTACCGGAGGCGCGCAACTCGGCAATTATCTGGCATACAAAAATTCTTAAAGCTATTATAGAAAGTGATGCGGATACTGCTTACGAAGAAATGAAACAGCACCTGGTCCTTGCGTTGGAACATGCCGAAGCTATGTTGAAAATTGAAGGCATGGTAACAAGTAATCAGGAATAA